DNA from Felis catus isolate Fca126 chromosome B3, F.catus_Fca126_mat1.0, whole genome shotgun sequence:
TTAGTCTGTCTTCGTTTAGGAGGCAGAATGCGTTGCAcgcctctctcctggcttctgccAGGTGGTTGCTGCCTATCCTTTGTGTTCCTTGGCCTGTTGATCTATTATCCCgacctctgcctccaccttcctATCGCTGCCTTCTTTGTGTCCTTTCCTCTtgtgaggacaccagtcattggagttagggcccaccctaaatcCAGTAGGATATCGTCCTGAGATCCTTGActcattacatctgcaaagactctatttccaagtGAGGTCACCTCCTGAGGTTCTGAATGGATATCAGTTGGGGGGCGGGGAACTATGCAGCCCAGTACGGTAGGCCATGTCTGTGAAGTCACACTGTGGTTGTACAGAAATGGGGTGTGGCTGGAGGAAGTGGGGGGACGGACTGTAccggggggcagggtggaggatGGGCTCTGATGCCTCCCTCCACGCAGGACTACCTCTTGAAGATCATTGACACGCCTGGGCTGCTGAAGCCAGAACAAGTCAGCGCCCTCTTTGGGAACATAGAAAACATCTATGCACTGAACAGGTATGGAGTGGGACTAACACATACTGCGTTCTGCCTATGAGGCCCATCTTAGGGCCTAGAAGGGCCCTGGATGGGCCTAGTCTCCTGGGCTGTGACATGTGGGCCAGGGGCCTGATCACTGAGGGTGGGTGGGTAGTGGTGCTCTGCCCCTGTAAGGTGCTACAGTCAGCTCCCTGTAGGAGAGAGGGGGTGTGGGGTCATGTGCCCTGGGGCTGCTGTGCCTCCTGTCAGGCGGGGGAGACCATCTGAGGTCATGTGCATGTTGGGGCCAGACTGGGCCAGGCCAGCACCCCCTCAGGGAATGGCTGGACTCTGGTATGTGatgctcttctctctgtccctttgtgGCCCTTTGTCTCTTccatctttctccccttcttgcacATCCCTTAACTTCTTCATCACCTTCCTGCTGACCCCATGGGAAACCAGGGCTCCCTGGAGGTGATCTGACCCATTAGGTGAATGAACAGATCAGGCGAAAGGGGAGGCTGAGTGAGGTCTGGCAGGAGGCTACTTCAGGGCAAAGGGACTCCTTGAGGATATGGCGTGTGCTGCCGGGGGCCCACAGATTCCCCAGGGCGAGGGAACTGGTCGGGGGGAGTGTGCTTAAGGGGACAGCATTGATAGGATATAGGGCCCTCTGAGATGGCTGAGAGACTTCCTGCAGTGCAAGCTTCAGAAGGCCGGGAGGGCAGGGTGACTTGGGCCAGGTGCTGGTGGGGGTTGGTAAGACAAATGCATGGGAGGAGGTGACAGGGGAGCATTGTGGTTAGGGTTTCCCATAGCATCCCAACCCGAATCCAAGTTCAGGCTCTGggactccccctctctccctttcctgcaTCCTTTTGCACCGgggtgtgtgtgtcgggggcCTTTGCTTACTTTGGGAATCCCAGCcctcttctccccgcccccccgcccccccccccgccctttaatctcagtctgtgtgtgtttgaCTCCTTCTGCTTGCAGAGGAGCTGTCTCTCCTCCCAAGGTGGGTACTCGCATCCCCTTTCTCTTGCTTGCTGAGCATGTGGGGCTCCTTTGCTCCCCATCTTTGCAGCAGTGCTGAATACTCTGTGGTTGCTGGCCTGCATGGGGCTCATTCTGAGGGGGGAGAAGCCCTGACTCTTTGGCGTGTCACCAGGGCTGGCTGTGTATCTGGGAACCATGAGGTTGGGGAGGGGACTTGTTGGTAGGTATGGAGGCTGTGAGCTGTCTAGGGTCTGACgaccactcccccctcccccagccagctaCTCAGAGACCTGGACGGCTGCAATAGTGACCCTGTGGCTGTGGCCAGCTGCTTTGTGGAAAGGGTAAGAAGGGCTGGGTTCTTGCCTCTTGTCCCACCTTGCTGGGGACTCAGAGGCATAGGAACGCCCAGCAGAGGCTTCTGCCAGGGGAAGGAGGGGCGTTCTGGGGTGCCTCAGGTGGGAGGGGCATTCTGGGGTGGAGCCAGGGGCTGCTAGGTGGATGGGGTGTCCCAGGGAGATGGGCACAAGGATGGATCTGCAGGTGTTCAGGGAATGGGGGGCAGAGTGTACTCTGGGGATCAGGGCCATGTTTTTGGTATTCCCAAGTTTGCAGCCTCCCAGAAATCACTATTTTTGTTCGGTCTCTTAGAGCCAAGAGTTTGATATCTACACCCAGTATTGCAACAACTACCCCAAGTGAGTAattggggtggagaggggaggtaGAGTTATTTGGTGGGCCTGGAGCACCACACGCCCCCATCTAGGCCTTCCCAGGCAGTGACGGccgcctccccacctcccagctcaGTGGCCGCCCTGACCGAGTGCATGCGGGACAAGCAACAGGCCAAGTTCTTTCGGGACCGGCAGGAGCTGCTACAGCACTCTCTGCCCTTGGGCTCCTACTTGCTGAAGCCCGTCCAGCGCATCCTCAAGTACCACCTGCTGCTCCAGGTAACCCAGAGGTCTTCCTGAGGATggggggcccaggggaggggcagggcctgagTCTGGGCCGCCTGAGCACCTGTCTCCCGCACAGGAAATCGCCAAACATTTTGATGAAGAAGAAGACGGCTTCGAGGTGGTGGAGGATGCCATTGACACCATGACCTGCGTGGCCTGGTACATCAATGACATGAAGAGGAGGCACGAGCATGCAGTCCGGCTCCAGGTGCTGCAGGGCTGGCGGCTGGAGGGACTCGCAGGGGCGGTGGGGCGAGGTGGGGTGGCGCTTGGGAGAGCGCCTGCTGCGGTGAGCTGAGGGCTCGTTTCCCTGTGGGGTGGGCTTCTCTGTGGGGAGCCCTTGTGGCAGCGTGTGTCTGGCGGATGCAGGTGGTAGCTGTGTCTGCAGGAGTTTTCTGGGGCTCCACGCAGTCCCTAGAGTGTCATGAGCAGCCTGACTCTGGGGCTCCCTGCTTCTCTGCTGCAGGAGATTCAGTCACTGCTCATCAATTGGAAGGGACCAGACCTGACCATCTATGGGGAGCTCGTCCTGGAGGGCACGTTCCGCGTGCACCGCGTGCGCAACGAGAGGACCTTCTTCCTCTTTGACAAAGCTCTGCTCATCACCAAGAAGCGAGGCGATCACTTTGTCTACAAGAGTCATATCCCGGTAACCAGGCTGCTGtcctgttctctgcccctccactccttCTCCACTTCCCCCATTTTAGTGGGCCAATCTCCagacccctttttttttttttttttttaaagattttgtttttggggtgcctgggtggctcagtcagttgagtgttggactcttgattttgactcaggtcatgatcccggggtcatgggatggagccccgagttaggctccacactgggcgtggagcctgcttgggattctctctccctctccctctgctctctctcttaaaataaaaataaattaattaaaaaaaaaagattttatcttgaagtaatctctccacccagtgtgggactcgaacctaaaactccaagatcaagagtcacatgctttactgactgagtcagccagacgGCCCCAGGCTGTACTTCTTGACCTCTTCATGGGCTCCGGGTTGGTGTGGATACAGCTCTATCCTTCTGAGATtactcctcctgcctccccagatGGTCTCGAGGGGCTGGGGCCCCaggtcacccccaccccccaatgccCCTTCTTGTGCTTgactgcactctctctctgccccagtgcTCCTCCCTGATGCTGATCGAAAGCACCAGAGACTCCCTGTGCTTCACCGTCACCCACTACAAGCACAGCAAGCAGCAGTACAACATCCAGGTGAGGGTTGGGAGGCTGGGGACAGACCTCTCAGCTCGCTTGGCTCTACTGAgcctcagtgtctctctctggAAGGTAGAGATCATTGTGGACATCTCTCAGGCTTGTGTTGGGGAGTTAAGATAACCTCACAGAGGCCCCAGCACAGGCCATCTTTCTGCCGCTGCCCCCCTGACAAGCGTGGCCTATGTTGGATGGCTTCAGGCTTGTGATAATAACACctggctccctctccctcggGTCCTTCCAGGCCAAGACAGTGGAGGAGAAACGGAGCTGGACTCACCACATCAAGAGGCTCATCCTGGAGAACCACCACACCACTATCCCCCAGAAGGTGAGGTCCGGGGGGTACCCCACCTAGCCCCTGATGGGCTGCAGGGAGAGGTGATCCTCAGCCAGGGCCAGGGGCCCACCAGTGCCTCACCCTCTGGACGTTGGCTCCACTCGACAGTGGGGATCAGCCTATGCCCTCGACCTCAGCATAGCACTGCGGGTGTCCCGGTGCAGTAAGAGCCGAGCTGGTGGAGCAAGGGAGGCACGGCACATAGTGAGGTGGGAACAGGgtgtgtttcctttccttccaggcCAAGGAAGCCATCTTGGAAATGGACTCCTACTGTAAGTGTGCCCTTTCTGCCTGCTTTGCCCCTCGTTGTGCACATCTCTAGGTCACGTTGCATCCTGGGGAAACTCTGCCTACTGCTTATAttgcagggagcagggaggatgGGAAAGGGAAGCTCCTTTTGTCAAAGGCTAGGGGTCTGCTGCAAGGTCAAGGGCATGGTCCTGTTGGCAGGTGCGACTCCTAGTGCCTCACATTCCTGGATGGAAGATGGAAGAGAAGGGAGCTCTGGAGGCTTCTGGCCCCTGGAGCTGGGGTGGGCGGCAGAGGTGTGGTCAGGTATAGTCAGAGTCTAGGCCAAGGCTGATTATGAATCTCGTGTGCAGATCCCAGTCGGTACCGCTGCAGCCCGGAGCGCCTGAAGAAGGCTTGGTCCTCCCAGGACGAAGTGTCCACCCACGTGCGGCAGGGGCGCCGGCAGTCTGGTAAGGGAAGGGCTGTGTGGGCAGAGATGCTTCCTCGGAGGACTCTGGGCCAGGAGGGGGACTGTGTGCAGCAGCATTTGGGGCTGGCTGCCACCTCTCCGGACATCTTGGGAAAGGGCAGGTCCCGGGAGGGTTGCTGGGCACATGTAGAGCACCCCCTCCCAGTGCTCCTGCTTCGGGCCCTTCTTGTGCCCCAGGGTTGGGCAGCCCACCTTTTCCCGCACCCTGGGAATGCTGGTTTACTCAGGGCTCGGTGCCCCTTAGCTTTCCCGCGACTGAAACCTTGCTCCTTGGCCACTCAGAATCCTGGAGCCCAGCCAGGAGTGACGCTCAGACATCATGGGTGATCCCCAGCCCAGTTCtggagcagagcagaggcagaACGCAGGGAAAACGAGTTAGACGTCAAGTGGCACCAAATCCAGACAGGAAATATTTACTTTGGGTCTCAGGAAAAGTTCAGTTTTCCTCTGCTGGGTTTTCTTCCATGACTGGGCTTGCTGCTATGTACTTGGAGTTACTGGAATGAATCGTCTGTTGAAAAAGAGAGAGCCTTGCGTTTATTCTTAGCTCTGGGGGTGATAAGTGTGTGTATTCTACGTCTGTTCGTCTGTTTGTACTCTTCAGTCAGAGGCCCAGGGACAGACTTAGCCTCAGCTGGTACCTACCAGACATAGACGAGGTGAGAGTTGGAATGAGAAATGTCTCAGAAACCCCTGGAGAGAAGATTGGGCAGTATGGGCAGCACTGGCCTGGCTTAGATCTCCGTGGTGTACTGGGCTTTGGCTGTGACCCACGGGTCCCCTGAACAACTATGTGGATTGACACGTGGGCTTTGATTTTCTGGAAGGTGGAACCAAGTGGTCTCTGGAAagcttttgtgattttgttttgttatgtgtTCCTCCCAATGGACCTTAAACCCTAGGCAAATTTGCTATGGTTGCAAAAGTTTTACGCTGTCGTATTGTTAAAAGCCCCAGACTGAGGGTGTTACTTCGTACGTTTCTGGccctttgtgttttcctttttttctgtaatgttcTTTCCGCCCTTCTAGCGTTCCCCTTTAACCTGCCATAGCTTTGCATTGGAAGCTTCTGGATCAtggaggtgatgatggtggtggtggttgaaACAGCAGTACCGCCTGTCATAACATCAGTGTCCAAACTGCAGCTATCAAGGCACTCGGGAAATGAGCTGTTTTAGAGCTAAGTTTCCACAAGACCGAGACTTTAGCCCGTGAACACGGACAGGGTCGTGTTCTGTTTACTTGTGTTCATACTTTAGTTTCAACCATTATgaaacaaacatctttttttttaaattttttttaatgtttatttatttttgagagagagagagacagtgtgcaagcaggggaggggcagagagagagggagacacagaatccaaagtgggctccaggctcggagctgtcggcacagagcccgacgtgaggctcaaacacTGGGATcctgaccggagctgaagtcatacacgtaactgactgagccacccaggcaccccgaaacaaACATCTTTCTAAAACAAAGGCTCTTGAGCCTTTCAGGGTAGAGGATGCTGACCACAGTTGAACTTTCCCCTTTCTGGAGACTGCTGCGGCCTGTGAACCGCTAGGGCAATGGCGTTCGTCGTGTGGTGTCCGTCCTTACCCCGGAGCGTTGGTTCTCGTCTGTGGTAGTGTGCTCGCCTGTAGCTCTTCTCCCCACTTGTGTTGTTTGAAATCAGCTGACTGAACTTGTAAGAAGTGTGGGTAAAGACAGGCCGGCAAGGGGCCCCTGGCCgtctcagtcggtggagcatgtgactcttgatcttggggtcatgagtttgagccccatgttgggtgtagagagtattttattttttattaaaataatttttttttgagtttattttgagggggagaaagaaagcgtgcgtgacaggggcagagagacagagagacagagagagaatcccaagcaggctccacactgtcagcacggagcctgacgcagggcttgaactcctaaatCAAgggtcggtcgcttaaccgactgagccatccaggcaccctgggtgtagagattacttttaaaaaagtgtttaaaaaaaaaaggagtggggggGCAGGAAGTtgctgagagggagacacaggcccAGTGCTAGCACTGCCGTGACGCATGGAGCCACCTACTCTCTTGCCTCCGGGCCTCCTCCTTCCAGACTGCTGAGCTGGGCAGAGAAGTACACTCTGGATACGGAAGGTGCTGCTGTCATTACTTGTCACTTACGAAATATTCTTGATTAGAAGCTTTAAGATGAAAGAGTAGGGCATTCTacttttctcacttaaaaaaacagTCGGATTAACATTTACTTATGTTGTCTGTGTACCCACACCCACACCTCAGTGGAAAAAACTTCAGCGTGCTCCCCTGCTCGGGAACAGCCTGGAGACCTCGGTAGATTTTCCTTCTGCCCCCCAAGTTTATAGTGGGCTGCCCAGTTAACACCAGTGGGGCAAGAACAGTATGGGCTAAGGTCAAGACTGCGTGGAGAGGTCCCTCGACACATGTCCTCCCGTCCCTGCCTGTCTGTCTCAGGTCTGTCTCCAGAAAGGCTGGGGTACACGGTGCTGACACCATCAGCCTAATGGGTGTGTTTTGTATCTTGTTCCCAGAGCCCGGTCAGCCCCCGTTCAGCCGGGCATCACTCCCCAGCGGGCAGCGAGGCTTCACGGAGCCAGGCCTTAAGGGCCGTAGGAAGTCGGGTGCGACCTCTGCTTTCCAGCCAGGGGTGCTGCGAGGGGGCCGGGCCTCGGGTGTCGCTAATGCGCTGATGTGCTTCTTGCAGGGAGGGTGGGGCTTGAGGTAGAGCCAGGCATCTCCAGAGACGTGGCCGGTTGGTCCTAGGAGGCAGCACGGGGCTCTGGCTCCGGAACTGAGGGCCCTGGGCGAGGTGCACTAATGCAGCGATTGTGGGCAGAGCTGCTCCTGGTGCTGGCTGGGGGTGGCCCGGGCCCTGCTTCCCTGTGCGGTAGGTACGGAGCCCCAGAGCTGAATGGCAGCCAAGCTGGAGGGAACTTTGAGCTGGTGGTGTCGGTGGCGCTGTGAGCATGGGACCAGGGCCAGGCACCGCTGTTTCCAGGCCTGCACTGACTGTCCATTCGCTTCCCTTCTCAGAGCCCACCAGACACCTGCTCAGGCAACTCAGTGAGAAAGGTGAGTGTGAGCATGGCCGGGCCTTCCCGGCAAGCTctagggtaggggcagggaggtgACACAGGTAGCCTTCTGGGTGGGGGTACTGAGGACAGTTTAGAGGGGAcgctgcctcccttcctccttcctccctggagGTGGGCCTCATCCCTTGCTGTCTGGGGAGGGGGCTTGAGTCCTCCCCCCTCACACACTCCTTGCACCCTGTCCTCGGGGGACAGCAGGAGAGAGTGACACACACAGGCCTGTGCCGCTCTGCATCTCCCAGGGCCTCTGCTCTGCCAGTCATTCCTTTGAAAGCCCAGGAGACCGGGTGAGGGTTCTGGGAGTGGGAGCCCTTCCCCAGGGGGCTCCTGGCTTCTGTAAAGAGGCTCTTCCTTCTGCTTAcccatctcttctcccctcccccttgcctGCGTGCTGGGACCCTGTGGTGGCAGCAGGCGGAACAGCGGGAATGAAGGTAAGGCCGATGGGCAGAGAGGACTGGCCTGacggaggggggtggggctgcCGGGTCAGCGCCCCCGCCCCTTCAGCTCTCACTGTCTTCATGCATTCCATAAATACCTATCGAGCACCTCCTGTGTGCTGGCCTCTGTCTTGAGAGTCACAGAGACGAATAAGCCATGGTCCTTGCCCTGGGGACCCTTCTGCACCCTTTTCCTGGAATGGTACCCTGGTGGTGGCCCAGCCTGGatcttctccattttctctctctggggcAGGCAGACCTCGCTGGGTCTTGAGTTCCTGACCAGGCTCCAGGTCCCAGCCTTCCACCTtgaggacccccacccccaccctcactggGCCCTGGTGGACACCAGGGGTTGGGTGTTTAAGTGTGGCTTTCTCTGGGtaaagcctccccacccccagccgctggcaggaggagggggcttGCCCAGAGGCTGGTCACGAGGGGGTCTTGTGCTCTGAACAGCATGCAGGCAGTGCCGGCGCTCTCTTGGACTTTGGGCGGCCTCCTCGTGCTCAGGGCATACAGCCAGAGGCTGAAGGGGCTGCCCgggaggaacaggaggaggaggaggaggaagaggaggaggaggaggaggtggtggaggaggaggaggaggaggagcaggccTTTCAGGTGTCTCTGGAAGACTTGGCAGGGCATGAAGGCAGCAAGAAGGGGGCCAGGCTGGAGCCCCAAGGctcggaggaggaggaggaggaggaggagagcctgGCAGTGGCGGAGCAGGTAGCCGACTTTGCCAGCTCCCTGCTGGCCGCCCTCCACTGCTGGCACTATCGGGCCAACGCTTTACTTTTCTCCCGGGGCGCTATGGTGAGGTGTCTCTTTGATCTCCCCTCCTCCTTGCATGTTCCCTGGCAAGTGCATGCCCATCCGGGagttctctcccctgccctcccacccctccgTCCTGTTCCTTCATTCCTGCCATCAGCACCTAACCCCTTGCCTGCTGTCACGCCCCGGTGAGCCCCTGGCATGTGCTGTTCCAGTACTGGGCGTGAACTAGCTTACTCCCCAGTGAGCATGACTAATGGGATGGGggcggtggggaagggggagaagccAGCACACAGCGGGGCTGGAAGGGGCAGGTGGGTTGGACTTTCCTGAGGCTGCGCACCTGGCAGGGATTTCTGCATCCCCAGACCTTGCAGTTCAGGTTGACTGTGGAAAGGCTCAGGTCCCAGGCTGGCTCTCGATACAGCCCAGCCGCCTTGGGGGCTCAGAAGGTTTTGCCCATGTTGGGCTGCAGAAGGGACGAGCTCCCAGCTGTCCCAGGAGCTGATGATGGCCCTCTGCTTCCTGCAGGAGAAGGGGCGTAGGGAGTCCGAAGGCCCCAAGAGTCGCAGAAGGCCCGGCGGCCGGTCTCCCACTAGTGCTGAGAAGCGCATGAGCTTTGAGTCCACCTCTTCGCTGCCAGAGGTGAGTGGCCGGCAGGCAGAAGGGGGACGGTGCGGGAGTGCCCGGAGCACCTGGTCCGCAGGTGGGGCTTCCAGGCACGGGCTCTCCTGTTGGGCCCGTGGGGACAGATTCCCTCCTCCACGCCCAGGACTCTTTACCCCTTTAGGAAGCCTGTCTGGCCTGTGAGCGTGTGGTAGTGTGAGTGGGCAGCTCCTTTCTTTGGGCAGATGCAGACTCTCGTCAAGGGCCATATTCGTGGAAGTGACCAGATTTTAGGTCCCTTCAGCCAGGACTCCTGGTATAGGGCGTaaggccctgcccccaccagcgTGCCAGACATTTAAGTCACACCTGTGCCCACCTGGGTATTGACATCTACTGGGCACTTCCTGCTTGTCCGatgttttgtttctcccttttgttGCCTGCAACAGCTCAGGTAGAAAGAGGCTGAGAGAAGTTGAGTGACTTGCCTGACATCGGGCAGCTGCCGAGGGGCAGAGCTGAGCTCAGAACCTGTGACTCAGAAGCCCCCCTTCCACTTCCTGGCACACAGGCCAGGGTCCTGCTTTGCAGACTTGGGACTAGAACCATTGGAATCGGGTCTGATTCCTTAGAATGTAGCATGTTTGCTCTTTTTCCCGAAGGTCCCTGTGAAAGGCTGCCTGTACTGGCTGGTTTCGTGGTTCAGATCACCTTCAAGGTGGTCAGGAGGAAGTTCTTGAAtttgcttccttccttgcctGTCTGCTGGGCATCTGCAGAGTTGTGCATAGGGCCAGAGGCTGGCTGGTAGGAGCCAGATGCCGGTCTTCACCCTCTGACAGGACTCTAGCATGGGGTCCTGTTGCGCTGTGGATCCTCATCCACACAGGAGGTCCTTACCCCTCAGGGAAGGTGGGTCTGAACCCAGAACAACCCCCATGTGGCCTCTAGGGCCTTAGGGAGCTGCCTCTCCATCAGGCATACCCTGTGTTGTATGCTCCCACCTTGTCCCTCTGGCTCCCAGGCAGGCTGCCGCTGAGAGGTGCCAACACCACCCAATATGTGTTCTTAGAATTGTTCTTGGGTTTTACGACCCAAGCCCCCTCGCTGCATGATGGCTGGGGGTCATCACCACATTCCTCTCTCTAAGGACCTGTTTCCACTCTTGAGTTGTGCTCATTCTCATTGCCTTTGGTCCTAAACTGCATGCCCTCTCACTGAACCGAGAGAGCAGGTCATGCTGTCTGCTTATCCTTTGGATCTCATGAGGGAGGGTCTTGGCTCACATGAGTTCTGTTATCCCAGGTGGAGCCAGACCCTGAGCCTGAGACAGAGCAGGAAGTATTTGCTGCTGTGGAAGGTGCCAGCATCGAGGAGGTGCCCTCAGACATGGAGTCTCCAGAAGTCCTGGAAACACAGCTTGATGCCCACCAGGAGCTGCTGGGGATGGCCCCCCCGGGTGACATGGTGGACTTTGTGGTGGCTGAGAGCACCGAGGACCTTAAGACTCTGagcagtgaggaggaggaggaggaggaggacgtgGGTGCCACGCAGGAGCCTGAGAGCCTCCTGCCGCCCTCTGTGCTGGACCAGGCCAGCATCATTGCCGAGCGGTTCGTCAGCAGCTTCTCTCGGCGGAGCAGCCTGGCCCTGGAGGATGGCAAGGCCAGCGGCTTTGGGAGCCCGAGGCTGACAAGCCGGAGCAGCAGCGTGCTCAGCCTAGAGGGCAGCGAGAAGGGCTCGGCCCGGCGTGGCAGCACCACCGACGCCCTCGGCTCGCAGCCGCCCCCAGAGGTGGACAGCGGTGTGGGCGTGGCCACGGAGAGCAGCCCTTCGGTCAACGGGACGGAGCCCCCGAGCCCAGGCTGCCCTGCAGAGCCCGACAGGTCTTCCTGTAAGAAGAAGGAATCGGCACTCTCCACCCGAGACCGGCTGTTGCTGGACAAGATCAAGAGCTACTATGAGAACGCGGAGCACCATGACGCGGGCTTTAGCATCCGGCGCCGAGAGAGCCTCTCCTACATCCCCAAAGGGCTGGTGAGGAACTCCGTTTCCAGATTCAACAGCCTTCCCAGGCCGGACCCAGAGCCCACGGCTCCGCTGGGGCACAGGAGGCAGGTGGGCTCCCGGCCGGCTTCGTGGGCTATGTTTGACCTCCCAGGCCCCGGCCAGGCGGGCGCTGGGGAGCCAGCTCCTATCACAGATGCTGAGTTCAGGCCGTCTTCAGAAATTGTAAAGATCTGGGAGGGAATGGAGTCTCCCGGGGAGAGCTCTCACAAGGGGCCTGGCCAAGGCCAGGCCAATGGTTTTGAGCTGCACGAACCGCTCTTCATCCTGGAGGAGCACGAACTGGGGGCCATCACCGAGGAGTCGGCCGCCGCCTCCCCTGAGAGTGCCTCCCCCACGGAGCGGCCCAGCCCGGCCCACCTGGCCCGGGAGCTGAAGGAGCTCGTGAAGGAGCTGAGTGGCGACGTCCAGGGGGAGCTGGTGGCTCCACTGCACCCGCGCATCGTCCAGCTCTCCCACGTGATGGATGGCCGCGTGAGCGAGCGAGTCAAGAACAAGGTCTACCAGCTGGCCCGCCAGTACAGCCTGCGGATCAAGAGCAAATCTGTGCCAGCCAGGCCACCGCTCCAATGGGGAAAGGCGGCTCCCACCATTCCCTGCCTGCAGGAGGAGGCTGGAGCGCCCTCGGGCGGCAAAGGTacagtgagggggtggggagtgggcccTTCCCGAAAGTCTGGGGTGGAAGAGCTTCTGAGGAGCAGGTTGGCTCCTGGAGGAAGGTGACCCTGTAGAACCATGACCAAAGAGAGGGCTGGAC
Protein-coding regions in this window:
- the PLEKHG3 gene encoding pleckstrin homology domain-containing family G member 3 isoform X2, which encodes MTSASSSAPGPSLTEAKCFLGRLQSWPAQRAVQRAPLSLSCLLSPQAKEGGPEGMLLSPGGFPGPEKERFSRRFPNLSGVPSPGSDARMPVSASLRQERSQERPVSLTSTTSSSGSSRDSRGAMEDPNGSEASAENGAGSPRGRHPPNGNPNSSGWLSVRGPLSPFSSRAPAAPAHKLSYLGRVVREIVETERMYVQDLRSIVEDYLLKIIDTPGLLKPEQVSALFGNIENIYALNSQLLRDLDGCNSDPVAVASCFVERSQEFDIYTQYCNNYPNSVAALTECMRDKQQAKFFRDRQELLQHSLPLGSYLLKPVQRILKYHLLLQEIAKHFDEEEDGFEVVEDAIDTMTCVAWYINDMKRRHEHAVRLQEIQSLLINWKGPDLTIYGELVLEGTFRVHRVRNERTFFLFDKALLITKKRGDHFVYKSHIPCSSLMLIESTRDSLCFTVTHYKHSKQQYNIQAKTVEEKRSWTHHIKRLILENHHTTIPQKAKEAILEMDSYYPSRYRCSPERLKKAWSSQDEVSTHVRQGRRQSEPGQPPFSRASLPSGQRGFTEPGLKGRRKSEPTRHLLRQLSEKAGGTAGMKHAGSAGALLDFGRPPRAQGIQPEAEGAAREEQEEEEEEEEEEEEVVEEEEEEEQAFQVSLEDLAGHEGSKKGARLEPQGSEEEEEEEESLAVAEQVADFASSLLAALHCWHYRANALLFSRGAMEKGRRESEGPKSRRRPGGRSPTSAEKRMSFESTSSLPEVEPDPEPETEQEVFAAVEGASIEEVPSDMESPEVLETQLDAHQELLGMAPPGDMVDFVVAESTEDLKTLSSEEEEEEEDVGATQEPESLLPPSVLDQASIIAERFVSSFSRRSSLALEDGKASGFGSPRLTSRSSSVLSLEGSEKGSARRGSTTDALGSQPPPEVDSGVGVATESSPSVNGTEPPSPGCPAEPDRSSCKKKESALSTRDRLLLDKIKSYYENAEHHDAGFSIRRRESLSYIPKGLVRNSVSRFNSLPRPDPEPTAPLGHRRQVGSRPASWAMFDLPGPGQAGAGEPAPITDAEFRPSSEIVKIWEGMESPGESSHKGPGQGQANGFELHEPLFILEEHELGAITEESAAASPESASPTERPSPAHLARELKELVKELSGDVQGELVAPLHPRIVQLSHVMDGRVSERVKNKVYQLARQYSLRIKSKSVPARPPLQWGKAAPTIPCLQEEAGAPSGGKGKRKPVLSLLNDEQTVAPEHSPPKPCSPRHRSFSPTAASPRTASPGVRPSSRSPLSPFDTETFNWPDVRELCSKYTSHDEAFQAEGGRPRGQPVNRSRSVPENMVEPPLAGKVGRCCSVGAKRGRADPEATQPQPPGGLPQSRPVGEEALYVTADLTLENNGRVIVMEKGPLPCPTAGLEEGSGQRPSSPAAAVGQGLDFQESGISRSPEYWPKEEGPRDPVDPGQQGRVRNLREKFQALNSVG
- the PLEKHG3 gene encoding pleckstrin homology domain-containing family G member 3 isoform X4; this encodes MPVSASLRQERSQERPVSLTSTTSSSGSSRDSRGAMEDPNGSEASAENGAGSPRGRHPPNGNPNSSGWLSVRGPLSPFSSRAPAAPAHKLSYLGRVVREIVETERMYVQDLRSIVEDYLLKIIDTPGLLKPEQVSALFGNIENIYALNSQLLRDLDGCNSDPVAVASCFVERSQEFDIYTQYCNNYPNSVAALTECMRDKQQAKFFRDRQELLQHSLPLGSYLLKPVQRILKYHLLLQEIAKHFDEEEDGFEVVEDAIDTMTCVAWYINDMKRRHEHAVRLQEIQSLLINWKGPDLTIYGELVLEGTFRVHRVRNERTFFLFDKALLITKKRGDHFVYKSHIPCSSLMLIESTRDSLCFTVTHYKHSKQQYNIQAKTVEEKRSWTHHIKRLILENHHTTIPQKAKEAILEMDSYYPSRYRCSPERLKKAWSSQDEVSTHVRQGRRQSEPTRHLLRQLSEKAGGTAGMKHAGSAGALLDFGRPPRAQGIQPEAEGAAREEQEEEEEEEEEEEEVVEEEEEEEQAFQVSLEDLAGHEGSKKGARLEPQGSEEEEEEEESLAVAEQVADFASSLLAALHCWHYRANALLFSRGAMEKGRRESEGPKSRRRPGGRSPTSAEKRMSFESTSSLPEVEPDPEPETEQEVFAAVEGASIEEVPSDMESPEVLETQLDAHQELLGMAPPGDMVDFVVAESTEDLKTLSSEEEEEEEDVGATQEPESLLPPSVLDQASIIAERFVSSFSRRSSLALEDGKASGFGSPRLTSRSSSVLSLEGSEKGSARRGSTTDALGSQPPPEVDSGVGVATESSPSVNGTEPPSPGCPAEPDRSSCKKKESALSTRDRLLLDKIKSYYENAEHHDAGFSIRRRESLSYIPKGLVRNSVSRFNSLPRPDPEPTAPLGHRRQVGSRPASWAMFDLPGPGQAGAGEPAPITDAEFRPSSEIVKIWEGMESPGESSHKGPGQGQANGFELHEPLFILEEHELGAITEESAAASPESASPTERPSPAHLARELKELVKELSGDVQGELVAPLHPRIVQLSHVMDGRVSERVKNKVYQLARQYSLRIKSKSVPARPPLQWGKAAPTIPCLQEEAGAPSGGKGKRKPVLSLLNDEQTVAPEHSPPKPCSPRHRSFSPTAASPRTASPGVRPSSRSPLSPFDTETFNWPDVRELCSKYTSHDEAFQAEGGRPRGQPVNRSRSVPENMVEPPLAGKVGRCCSVGAKRGRADPEATQPQPPGGLPQSRPVGEEALYVTADLTLENNGRVIVMEKGPLPCPTAGLEEGSGQRPSSPAAAVGQGLDFQESGISRSPEYWPKEEGPRDPVDPGQQGRVRNLREKFQALNSVG